From a single Nostoc edaphicum CCNP1411 genomic region:
- a CDS encoding mannosyltransferase family protein has protein sequence MVKVQIVIKKALWKNDFLFPAAIWFASRIFIWTLMLLVAPKLSLPAEEFLPRFGWGVFDAWDSMHYRAIATSGYEFVNDGKQHNLAFFPLFPLSIWVLMKLGLPFELAGTLVNNLAFFAALYCLYFWVKEHYDINAAQWVTAVVSLYPSSMFTGVIYTEGLYLFLSTATLRAFDQKQYGWIALWGAMATATRPTGMALIPALAIASWKERRPPIAYIASFTTAIGILLFSLYCAIYFGNPLAFIEAQKGWRPSLGFDWQGWLNMLMQIAVGRKNWQFGWVQNSSGGIQDPWYLLWFGVIVASGYLLWHFRQHFRSVKLFYGFYALILFLLILASEQWINNLLNLTMVLGGGYVLWRLRTQLTPVTVIYGFCGIGLLLASGGTISLSRLAYGIVPLNIAIGVLLSRHPRQGYLILGVFVTLLAKIAVGFAQERWVG, from the coding sequence ATGGTCAAAGTTCAGATAGTTATAAAAAAAGCTTTATGGAAAAATGATTTCCTATTTCCAGCAGCAATATGGTTTGCCAGTCGAATATTCATCTGGACTCTTATGTTGCTGGTTGCGCCAAAACTATCGTTACCAGCAGAAGAATTTTTGCCCCGTTTTGGCTGGGGTGTTTTTGATGCCTGGGATAGTATGCATTATCGAGCGATCGCTACTTCTGGCTATGAATTTGTAAATGACGGCAAGCAACACAATCTTGCTTTCTTTCCCCTATTTCCCTTAAGTATCTGGGTTTTGATGAAGTTGGGCTTACCCTTTGAATTAGCAGGCACGTTAGTCAACAACTTGGCATTTTTTGCAGCGCTTTACTGTTTGTACTTTTGGGTTAAGGAGCATTATGACATCAATGCAGCGCAATGGGTGACTGCTGTGGTTTCTTTGTATCCATCGTCTATGTTTACGGGGGTGATTTACACAGAGGGGCTGTATTTGTTTTTGAGTACGGCGACTTTGCGGGCATTTGATCAAAAACAGTATGGCTGGATTGCCCTTTGGGGGGCGATGGCGACAGCAACACGTCCTACAGGTATGGCACTAATTCCAGCATTGGCGATCGCATCGTGGAAAGAACGCCGACCACCCATTGCTTATATAGCTAGTTTTACGACCGCTATTGGCATACTTCTATTCAGTTTGTATTGTGCGATTTATTTTGGCAACCCTCTAGCTTTTATCGAAGCACAAAAGGGATGGCGACCTTCCCTTGGGTTTGATTGGCAGGGTTGGTTAAATATGCTCATGCAAATTGCAGTTGGCAGAAAAAATTGGCAATTTGGTTGGGTTCAAAACTCCTCTGGCGGGATTCAAGACCCCTGGTATCTCTTGTGGTTTGGGGTCATTGTTGCCAGTGGCTATCTTTTATGGCACTTCCGTCAACATTTTCGTTCTGTGAAATTATTCTATGGCTTTTATGCTTTAATCTTATTTTTGTTGATTCTGGCAAGCGAACAGTGGATTAATAACTTGCTCAACCTAACTATGGTCTTAGGTGGTGGCTATGTGTTGTGGCGCTTACGCACGCAACTGACCCCAGTTACAGTTATTTATGGCTTTTGTGGTATTGGTTTGCTGCTAGCCTCTGGAGGCACTATTTCCTTGAGCCGTCTCGCCTATGGTATTGTGCCTTTAAATATAGCCATTGGTGTGCTGCTATCTCGCCATCCTCGCCAGGGATATTTAATACTAGGCGTTTTTGTGACACTACTAGCCAAAATAGCTGTAGGATTTGCCCAAGAGCGCTGGGTTGGTTAG